In Fragaria vesca subsp. vesca linkage group LG5, FraVesHawaii_1.0, whole genome shotgun sequence, the genomic stretch ACTTTAATAAATTGTTTTCTTTGCAAGATATAAAGGATCAGGATCCTCTCCTTGGCTAAGATCTGTCCTCGGCTGTCCTTGACTTTAATTATGGACCATAGATTGCAAATCTAAAGGCTCATACAACGACACCTCAGCAAATTATCATTAAGAGCACGTTTAATAAGATATTACCGACTAACGTCGTTTATTTTGTTTTTAGAACGTTAAAATCCTTCATCAACTAATCTCAATCTTTGAATCCACTTATAATCGCACTTGGTGTCTCTTCCAATTCCAACTACAAACCCCAGATTTGAATACCTTATGTTATGATTTATCTGGGTAGTTGATGTTGCTAACAAGCCATACAATTTTCCTGATTATATGATTATCATCATCATCCTCATAAATGTATATTCTTGATTTCTTTCTTTCACCGATGAGTGCTGACTAACTTTAGGAAACCAATTTTTCAATTGCTATGAACCTCAAGTGACTGCTACTGCACTTTCCAAAAGCTCCAAATTGATGATTGATTAACTTCGCTTCACAGCGTTACTTTATCTTGAACGTGCTTAACAGCTTTTCATGAGCTATTAATGCTAATTTGCTGAGGTGTCGTTATATGAGCCTTAGGATATGCAATCTATGGTCCATAATTAAAGTCAAGGACAAGACTTAGATCCTGATCCTACATGAAATTGTCTCTGAATATTAATCTTGCATTGCTTAATCTTTGGCGTCCAACAAGTCTGCGAAATCAACAAGCATGTTTATATTCTTTGACAAGGGACCCACGAGGTTCTGTTCCCAACGAAAAACACTTTCAATTACCGCACTTTGAATTGCTACTCATCATTTTGGTGCCCAAAATCGATTCACAGCTCCATATCTCGAGTGCTCAATTAGTCCAACATCATCGCCAACATCATTATATCCAGAGTACGAACGCCTGCTTGAAACTGCCTCGCTCGTATTATTGATAGATCGCTGTGAGCCTGTGAGCAAGTCGTGCATGCAGCGTTGGTAGGCGTATATATACCAACATCGTCAAGAAGATAATTACGGGTTCTAAATTTTGAGAGAGAGAGAGATCGGAGAGAGCCATTTGCGTCCGGTATCTGCAAACTGAACTAATGAAGTATGAATTATGAAATGGTGTACGTTGCTCATATATCAGGGTCGACATCTTATTAGTGATTTTAATCTAGCTATATGATTATTAGTAAGATGTGGCTGCTTTGAAGAATCAAATGCTTTGTGTTGGTGTTAAAGAAAGGATCATGTTCACCTCAAAGACGTCCCTCAATCCCTAACGGTCAATCATCACATACGTACTATTCACATGTTTATGACGTAACACGATAATTTAGACTCTCCGGATCAAGGTTTATGTTTGTCTGAGTCAACCTAAATTTGGCAAGATTATTTGGTGTGAAAATATATATTCTTTTGTTGTTAGCTTTTACAACATTTCGTCGCTAATTAATGGGGTCTTCCCTATTTTAACTTTGATACATATTATGGAAAACAAAAGTACAAACAACTTTTTTTTTTCTTTTTTTTTTTTTTTTTTTGTTTAGAAAGTGCAAACATCTCATTGTTGATGGAGGTGAAATTAAGTCTCTGGATTTTTATTTCATTTTTCTGGTATATATTGGTGCGTCACATTCATGCATTTTGGTTTCTATTGGTAATTCAAGCATGCATGTTGGATTGCTAGGCTATGAGGGTTTGTAGTAGACTCAGAATATATGTGCATTAAGATATGGTGGTGGTTGTGTGAATCTTTGTATTGCAGAACAAAGGAAGCAGAGAACTGCGCGCAGAGATGAAAGATGCATTGGATGAAGCTTGCATCATCCGTTGGATGCATTGGACGAACTGGCGTTTCGATCCTCCAAGACATGCATCAACAACGCCAGTCCCTTCTACATTCCAGTAACACTGCATGTTGGTACATAGGAATCCATTGTACGTTTATGTGTTATGTGTTATAGTGATCTAACTATCTAAACCATATGTATTTAGCATTGGTAGGCAGATACCATCAGTCAATAAGATAATTATGGGTTCAAAGATTTGAGAGAGCCATTACGCTCTTAATTAGACACACTTGCAGTGACACCCCTCCTACATTGTAATAACTGAATGTATAAGGAGACGTACGTACGAAACTTGGAATGTCGTCCCACGTACGTACGGTCGCAAGCAAGGTTAATAGTAAGTTTCCCTTGTGACAATTGAGACTTTGAATCGATATAAACAAAGATTCAACGAGTGGACAACTCCAAGAACATAGAATAGAAAGCTAACATATTTACCAGTTTTACGTCTCTCTCTCTTGAATTAAGAGTCGAAAATGGAAATCTTGTTGTTGAGTTTCAAAGAAATAAAATGTAACATGTTTGATATTTTGTTTATATAATGAGTAGTTCTATTATTCATAATTCTCAGTTGAGCAACCCTACAACGATATATATAATATACGCACCTCCGGCGATCTCTATCTCCGGTGTGCATATGCAGGTACACATTCTCCTTCGTGTGAATGGATTGTTTTGCTTTAATCTTTTAGCTAGGTTTGTTTCTTTTTGTGTCAGCTAGGCGTGAGTGCATGGATTGCGCTAGGGCGCACGACTTGTTCAATTGTAGCTTTCATTTGTTTGTGTATATTTTCTTTATTCTTATCTCTGTGACAGCTTCCATGATCAGTAATCGAAAAAGAATCTAATTAAGCTTCCATGATGCAAGATTGTGATCATTGTATAATTACACAAGCTAGCTATTCTCATTCAACTCGATCCCAATAATGACTTGCTTTGGGTTTAATTTGACCTCAACTCAATAATGACCTATTATTCATCACGAAATATCGATTTGCATTGTTGGCCACCATTCGATCAGCAACTAGGAATTCTCGATCAATGCCACTCCAACTTTACTTCATGCTAAGTTTCTTTCACAATTAATCAAGCCATGAATGTGTGTGCAAATTCATGCATGCAACAACGTACAAATTTTGTCAATTACAGCCATGGCCGACAAGATCACTAGATACAAAGAACCACAACAGTGAATAAACCCTAATCGATGAAAGTCATGAAACATAGAGGGAGGACACGATTTTTCGTTATTTTATTTTATACTATTAACTTCTTATGACTTTGAGAGGGTGATCAAATATTCACTTTCTCACACATGGACAAGTATTTGTTTGCATCACTAGCTTGTAGTATCTTAGATTCTTAATCAATGCATGCGTATGATCCCACAATCTTCTTTTCGCAAGCCAAACTAATCAAGGAGGAAAAATCAAACTCATTAGACCAATCCACGCCAAGTTATTGACAAGAGTTAAGGCATGTATGATGACCTCGTATATGAAAGGGACGTCTCACATCACAGTTTTCTTCCTTTCAATATATAATGTTTCTGGAGGCTAGGCTGCTTAATTAATTTTCTTAATCAGAACCATACTATATTCGATCTCTTGAAAAAATTAACTAGATTTGGTGGTCAAAAGCAAGACACAGATCGAAGCCATATTTTTTTTTACAGATATGGAGCAAGTTTGTACGTACAATTGGAGCATACTATGTACAANNNNNNNNNNNNNNNNNNNNGCGAAAAAAAAATGCTATTACATGGCAAGAATCAAAGCCAACTAGAAAGTAGAAACTATGGAATCGCTTAATCATAGCGCATCAGTTTTCGCTCGGCATAAATGTAAGGTATCTGCAAACTGATGAAGTATGAAATGGTGTTGCTCATCTCTACTAATTGGGACGTCTTATTAGAGTTTCTAATGATCTATATGATTATTAGTAAAATGAGGCTCCTTTGAATAATCAAATGTTTTGTATTAGTATTAAAGAAATACGTTCACCTCAAAGTCCCTTATTAATCCCTAGTGGTACAATCATCGTAGGTAGGTAATAATGTAATATGTTCACCTCAAAATCCCTCATGTACTTTTCACATGTTTATGACGTGACGATAATTTAGATTTTCTGGATCAGGTTGACAAATTGTGTGAGTTTGACTCTGTTTTGGGATCAGGTCCCCTTTATTGGATCGCGAGGTGTGAACAAATATTCTTTTGTTGTTAGCTTTTACAACATTCGTCGTTTATGGAATATTGTACAAAACTAGAAAGACATCTCATTGAGCATAACGATGATCTTATTCTAGAGTTCTATGATTTTTGTTTGTTTTCATGCACTTCAGCATTTTAGAAAATTGGCTTCTCCGATAGATCACCGATCCATTGTTCTGATAAACATACAACTCAGATTAATTCTCTACGTACATCATTCGTATTGCTCGCAGTTACGATCTGGCCGACGATGAGTGATGTGTTTGAGGGGTACGAACGCCAATACTGCGAGCTCTCCGTCAATGTCTCAAACAAATGCACACCCACCACCACTGTTGATGGAGGTATAAGTCTGAAACCCATTTTCTATTTCATTTGTCTGAGATTAGCATGCATTTTGGTTTTTATTGGTAATTCAAGCATGTTGTACTGATAGGCTATGAGGGTTTGTAATAGACTCGGAATATATGTGCATTAAGAATTAGGTGGTGGTTGTGACTTGTGTGAATCCTTGTATTGCAGAACAAAGGAAGCAGAGAACTGAAGAGATGAAAGCTGCATTTGATGAAGCTGATGATTTGGTAATGTTACATCCTCAAGTCCATCTGATATGTGTTTGTTTCTGTGTTTTGTGTTGTTGGATTTAATGGTGGTGGCTGTTATGGAAATGCTCAGATTAGGAAGATGGACCTCGAGGCAAGGAGTCTGCAGCCGAGTGTGAAGGCGCCGCTTCTTGCCAAGGTGAGAGAATATAAAACCGATTTGAACAACTTGAAGAGCCAAGTTAAGAGAATAACAGCACCAGAGATCAGTCCTTCAGCCCGAGACGAGTTGTTGGAGTCTAGAGAAGCAGATAACTACTTGACGGTACTCCTTATCTCTCTTCCTTTGTGTATTGCACATTTGCACGCATGTATGAGTGTTAGGTTGTGATGAGTTTCTGATTTGTATGTGTTCCGACTATGAGACAGGCCTCAAATGATCAGAGAGGAAGGTTGTTGATGGGAACAGAAAGAATAAACCAGTCGAGTGACAGAATCAAGGCGAGTAGAAGAACAGTGCTGGAAACCGAGGAGCTTGGCGTTTCGATCCTCCAAGACTTGCATCAACAACGCCAGTCCCTTCTACATGCCAGTAACACTGTATGTTGGTCCATAGGAATCCATTGTTTATGTGTTGTTAGCTCTCGTAAAACGGCAAGTGATGTGTTTCTTCTTCCTTTGGGTTTGACAGTTGCATGGGTTAGATGAAACTATTACCAAGAGTAAGAAGGTTCTGGTTGCCATGACAAGAAGGATGAGCAGAAATAAATGGATCATGGGTTCCATAGTAGGAGTTCTCGTCCTCGCAATCCTGCTTATTCTTTACTTGAAGATATCACACTAAGCTCGTATCACTGTTTTGATTTGAAAATGTCTCTCATACTGATAATAATTTCTCTTCCCATTCTCTACTTTTTACCTCAGATTTTTCTGTTCTGGGTGATGTATCTACTTGTTTTTCATACAAAATTTTAGATATACAAATGAATGGAAGCAATCATGCACTCTTAGTGAAATGAAAAATGGCAGTCTGTTTTATCTTCTTCTAGACGTGAAAGAAAGTTATCCCTTACACTCTGTGACATACTATACTGATAAAGCATGAGGTATGGGATGATCATCTGCCGTTGGAATGATTGAATGAAAAAAAGAAGAAGAAGGTAATAACCGAAAATGGGTTTGCCTGCTCATCCTAGTCCCTGCTCAAGTAAACAAAAACATGTAATCTTTGATCGCATTCCCATTCTTAGTATGCTTTGTTTTACTGAGCTAAAGAAAACGGAAGAGGCTTGGATTATGAACTCCTAATGAAACGTAAAATTTCATACAAACAAAAAAGAGAAAGGAAGAATGTTATTTGAGATCTCAAACATCACAAACAAATCTGAAAGACTAACCCATCGCCCGTTTGGATTTTGATGAATAAACGATGAATGGTTTCCACCCAGTTTTTGCTGGAATAAAAGTTGAAGAGCTCAGACATGACACATCTGAGCTTGGGTTGCTGAACAATGAGCAGAGGGATACTTTTAACTGATCTAATCTTTTCAACTTGATGGATATTATATCCAGAAGTTTGCATCCTTGATCAACTCCATCCAATATGGTGATGCTATCAGGACACTTCGCTGGAAAGTGCAGCACCAATTCCTATCATCCAATTAGTGAATACCCCAAGACGCAGGAACTTCCTCAACAAACATTCTACAACTACAAGGAAATTATTGCACTTGGGAACTAAAAATAGTCTGCCTCATAACCAGCAAAAATGGATGACTTCAGTATCAAGAAGCAATATCTTCCGGTAAATCATGCAAGCTCTTCATCATCCTTCTCATCTTCATCATCCTCATCATCATCAAGAGAAGCAGGTTGCCCATTGAGATCAACATCTACACCATTTACCTTCCTCACAAATTGTCCCCTTACACGAGGCCTCCTTTCGGCAAGTTTTTTACGATTAACATACCTGATCTTTTTATCAAAGCAACGCTCCTTTCTTTTCTGCCGAAATTTAATCAATGCTGCCTCTCTTCTGTCAACCTTGTTTAATTTCACTTCGTTGGAGGATGAGCTTCCGAAGGATGGCCATGAAGGATTGTTAGGCATTTGACCAGGTTGTAAGCATATACTGAGCGGATAGTAGGGGAATGAAGTCATCCCATTAACATGTGGATGGCAGTGTGGTAGATGACCGTAGTGTTGCATAATTGCAGCTGCGGCATGATTTTGCATGTCATGCAGATTCTTTTGATACACTTGAGTCGATGATGACCCCATAGCTTGATTGACAACCCCTGACATATAGTAAGGATACGAAGCCTGGGCAGGCGATCCAGAAACATCGTGTTGATGTTCGTTTCTTGGATGCTCAGGCACTTGAGAGGACCTGTCTTCCTCATTATTCTTTTGATGCTGAAGTTCCATTGATCCAGGTGGGGTGCAAGACCTCTCCAATGAAAGAGAATCTGGGATGCTATTACTGGTTGGAAAGTCATCTTCTTGTGAATAGCTTTCCCATGCTTCTCCATTTCCATCTACTTGAGGAGATTCATCAACCACTTGTTTACATGCTGGATGTGTCTCTTCCACTCTTGACCGTTCAGAACCATTATCCTTCGTATGGACTTGGGAGTTGTTCTCAAGTGTGCTTGATTTGACATAGGTAAAGAAGGCAGATGACCCCCCAATCTTTAGTCCGCTCTTTTTTGGGCCTGATGAAAACTTTCCTGCAGAATATTACCATAGAAATGGGAAAGGATTATCTCAAATGCCAGTGATGAAGATGAGTTGTTGAAAAAATCATACTGCTTCTAATCAATTCTGTGTTTCCTCACATCACTGAGGTCAAATTAATGATGCAACATAATGCAAACTACTTTGTCTTGTAGAACATGCATAACAAATCTTAAAAAAAAAAAAAAAACCAAAGACGTTCATGACTCTGATAGAACAGACATTCTCCTTGTCATATCAAATACAATATCTACAAACAACCCTAGTTTGGAAGAGAAAGAGAAAACAAGAAAGACTGCAGTCAAATGCAGACTTAATGGTCAACATGACAGTTAGTAAAATACTCGAAGCCTTTGAGGACGAGTATCGAAACTTAGAAGTTTCACTCTTCTTCTTGAACACAAGTGGATCCTGACCATATATACTACAAGAATATAATGCAGACACATTCTTACACAGCTTTAAACTGAATCATTAAGACTGGTTGATCACCAGAAAGAGGGTAAACTGAAAAGGCATAAAATCACATCTAACTAAAAGAGATGTTCTAACCAAATAAATACAAGCTATACAGAATCTTGAGCATGAAAGAACAAATTTGTCATCAGTTCCAAATATGAGAAAAAAACTACCAAAACAAAATCGTAAGATTGAAGTATTTGCTATATTGTGCTACTGTCATGATATAATTGACTTGTTTCAAGTTTTAACTAAACTACACGAATCAAATTATTGACTGTCATAAAACTGCTGTCTAAATTTGTTTTTTTTGCTCAAACGCTAGGAAACAGAGATAAAAGATATTTCAGCCAGGAGATGCCCAATCTTAAAAACAGCACATCAATTGCATAAGTGACTCACCAGTTTGGCGGTCACTTATTTCTGGAACATCACTCTGAAACTCTAATTGATCATCCAGTGGAGGCTCCGTAGCAGCAGCAACAGCAGCCGCAGACTTGAAAAAGAAAAAGAATGAGGAAAGCATACAGAATCCATTCAGTCAGTATGAATAGCATAGCTAGTAAGCAATCTCGAATATAAAGGAATCAAATCCATAATATCATGCACTATTGCATCTCAATTTTCAGGTTCTAAAACTTAACAGAAATTAAATCAACTATATGAAATTTGATTACCCCGCGATTTATGTATATTATAGATGTTACTGATTGGCTTACATAACACATACAAGTGTCTGTATTCATAGGTGTTACAGATTAACCAGAAGTCCTCTGACATGTATTTTGAAGTCACATGCACTCCTTCTCTTTGCCTTTCTAGTTCTGTCTAAGCAGTTATGATTGCACCGGCCACCTTAGCCAAACTCAAACCAAATATCAAGTTCACATTTTGCTCTTTGATAATAATGATCTAGTTTCTGTGGAGCTATTAGCCCACATTTCACGGATTTACTTTCTTATTTAATGAACAGTCAAAATTTAATATTTTATTGAACTTATCTTTCTTTTTATACTTTTTTTTTAAATAATAATAAATAATAAAATAACCTACTATCTCTGGATCGGCATTCTTCTGAGACTTATCTTCTGTATCATCCGAGAATGAGTTCGTATTAGGATCACTAGGATCTGATACCACCGTATCGAAGTCATAACTCAACACGTTCTTCTCTGCAAGTCCAAGCTGTCAAATATCAATAGGAAAAAAGTGTTATACTGATATAAAACAACATTATGATGGCAAACAGTTGCATACTAGAGCATAAAACTTACTCACAAATATGGAGGTTGAAAAGAGATGTCACTTATTAACTGAACCTTTGGAACAGAGGTTACTATTACTTTGCAAAGAAAAGACCAAATATTTCAATTGCATGATACGACCTACCCAATTCTATAAACTGAGCTAAGAGGCTTTATATAGCTTTAAAACAACATCAACTTATATTATATATATTGGTCACTGCTGACTTGCTGGCATCTGGATTGTGTCTATGAATCACTGTTTCCCTTATTTTAAGTAGACAAATTTGAATACAGCATAAAGCAATGCAAAAGATTGACCACAGAAAGAGGTGGTTACGACATCAGAGAAAAGAAGAGCATATATAAAGTTGCACAAACGAACCATGTGTCTTCTTCTCCACATGTGTGTCCACAAGTTCAGAAGCTCATTAGTTCGTAAAGGCTTTACAAGATAGTCTGCCGCTCCAAGCCTCAGGCACTTAACAACAGTAGATACCTCATCCTGTGCCGACATCACTGACCAAAGCAGAAAATTTTAACAATCAGTTTAAGCCATAATGTTCCTTAAAAGACCAAAATTATCATAAGGAAACGTCAGACATAAGAACAAGAACCGCTTACTGATCACAGGAATGCGCCTCAACTCTCTATGTCGGGTGATGTACTTCAACATTCTTGTCCCTTTTCTCATTGGAAGGTCAACTTCAGCAAGTATGATATCAATATCAGGTCCCTCCGCATTCAATGCATCGATCACTTGCCGAGGAGACTTCACCGAAGTAACTGCGAAGCAAAGAAACCATAAGACGTCATGGAACACAAGCATCACCTTACAAGGCATGTATACTATGGGACCGGTAAAAGAAGCTAGTCTCTCAAAAAGAGCAAAAATAACCAAGAAAAAGCCAAGAGAAAACTGTACTCTGATGTTTGTACTGATACGAAAGGAGTCACATTCTTCATACAAAAGTAATGCAATAACAAAAGGATACATTTTTAGCACCTAAAAACATCAGAAAAAGAACAAACACAAAGATCTAGTATGTTCAATCCATCTGTATCAATAATTCACAATGAAAACGATTTCACATGCAGCAATTGGAGATATTTATTTTCAGTTGAGCTTATCCCTGTAGCTAACTTCAATTTCATTTCGTTTGATCATAAATTTTAACATTTTCCATCTCAACCTTCGAAAATCAAAAACTTCCAGCAAAATTGAAAGCAAGATAAAGCAGATAATCATAATCAAACTCATCAGCAAAGTAAAATAGTGAAAAGCAAACCTTGATAAGAGCATTTCAGAAGAAGCCTAAGAACTTCTTCGGAGCTCGACTCGTCGTTATCGCAGAGCAAAATCCTCACCTTGCTCCTATCTATAAACCCCTCACCGCCGCCGCCGCCGCCGCAAACTTCAGGTCCTTTGTTCAAATTGAGCTCCTTATGATGATCCATAGCTAAACCAAAGCCAAGACTACAAAACCTCCATGGACTAAAACCTCCGATGAAAATTCTAGGGTTTCCGATTCCTCAGTCGAACCCGGTCCGCACATTCACACACCGCAACAGCGAGCGCGCAACCACCGCTGCCGCGTCATCGTCGCGGCACTTCATACAGGAGCTGAAGCCTCTAGTACTGAAGAAGATGAAGAGGACTGATCGGACGGTTGGGATTGCGCGGGCGGAGAGGAGGTCAAGGGTTGGATCACCGGCCAGCGGCGCAGGTTAGTGGAAACCAGGAAAGAAATTATATCCGGTAATCCATGGATTAATGGGGAGAAGGTTTATCTAGATATTTATAGAGGGGATTTTTCGGGTAATATTATATTTGAGGGGTGCTAAAGTGCGCCAGGGGGGAGAGCAGGGTGCGTAGGTTAGGGAGAGTGG encodes the following:
- the LOC101296958 gene encoding vesicle transport v-SNARE 13-like codes for the protein MSDVFEGYERQYCELSVNVSNKCTPTTTVDGEQRKQRTEEMKAAFDEADDLIRKMDLEARSLQPSVKAPLLAKVREYKTDLNNLKSQVKRITAPEISPSARDELLESREADNYLTASNDQRGRLLMGTERINQSSDRIKASRRTVLETEELGVSILQDLHQQRQSLLHASNTLHGLDETITKSKKVLVAMTRRMSRNKWIMGSIVGVLVLAILLILYLKISH
- the LOC101297247 gene encoding two-component response regulator-like APRR1-like, with amino-acid sequence MDHHKELNLNKGPEVCGGGGGGEGFIDRSKVRILLCDNDESSSEEVLRLLLKCSYQVTSVKSPRQVIDALNAEGPDIDIILAEVDLPMRKGTRMLKYITRHRELRRIPVIMMSAQDEVSTVVKCLRLGAADYLVKPLRTNELLNLWTHMWRRRHMLGLAEKNVLSYDFDTVVSDPSDPNTNSFSDDTEDKSQKNADPEISAAAVAAATEPPLDDQLEFQSDVPEISDRQTGKFSSGPKKSGLKIGGSSAFFTYVKSSTLENNSQVHTKDNGSERSRVEETHPACKQVVDESPQVDGNGEAWESYSQEDDFPTSNSIPDSLSLERSCTPPGSMELQHQKNNEEDRSSQVPEHPRNEHQHDVSGSPAQASYPYYMSGVVNQAMGSSSTQVYQKNLHDMQNHAAAAIMQHYGHLPHCHPHVNGMTSFPYYPLSICLQPGQMPNNPSWPSFGSSSSNEVKLNKVDRREAALIKFRQKRKERCFDKKIRYVNRKKLAERRPRVRGQFVRKVNGVDVDLNGQPASLDDDEDDEDEKDDEELA